One segment of Malassezia restricta chromosome V, complete sequence DNA contains the following:
- a CDS encoding cytochrome c oxidase subunit 5a — MSVLTGAIRVAAASSGARAMLMKRAAVPAAMQARSYSAHHETYEEFNDRYVKFFEGVEDQFEAQRGLNNAFAQDLVPSPEVIESALKAARRVNDFSLAVRIFEGIKAKTDNDSQYKQYLDVLKPLREELGVPLKEELYSS, encoded by the exons ATGTCGGTTCTTACGGGTGCAATTcgtgtggctgctgcttcGTCCGGTGCCCGCGCCATGCTTATGAAGCGTGCTGCCGTGCCTGCGGCTATGCAGG CGCGTTCGTACTCGGCTCACCACGAGACGTACGAGGAGTTCAACGACCGCTACGTGAAGTTCTTTGAGGGTGTCGAGGACCAGTTTGAGGCGCAGCGTGGCCTCAACAACGCGTTTGCGCAGGACCTCGTGCCCTCGCCCGAGGTTATCGAGAGCGCTCTGAAGGCCGCTCGCCGCGTGAACGACTTTTCGCTCGCTGTGCGCATCTTTGAGGGCATCAAGGCCAAGACGGATAACGACAGCCAGTACAAGCAGTacctcgacgtgctcaagCCCCTGCGTGAGGAGCTGGGTGTGCCGCTCAAGGAGGAGCTCTACTCTTCGTAG
- a CDS encoding E3 ubiquitin-protein ligase SHPRH has protein sequence MHPVHIVPGGVDNAPLATFAALDAPLDTRKRAHELVDAVLVCSDTLHFRASVPRHWDTRVSLHRVSDWQTRMQPRVHVHPSHGALLDVCAGTETLVTIPLVASAWCLTALSLSILHVDAHLAWDDHDVRLRVDVFTTSACFRPQPPDIAEQLRAVVEHANKMDLPPVDEVGGAALVYESLCRREMRSETRMPPCEQPRALLAHLLPFQRRSVSFLLEREAPAAERQSLRSECGPWWIRVHASLYFHVLTGAMTTEAALAAADPIRGAILAEEMGLGKTIEVLALILEHTSRHRHELPSYWDAANEAQVQPVGTTLIVSPETLRRQWLDELAMYAPSLRVYSYTGHKAAAEDAGSSWGDWASQWDVMVVSFETLARDLAASHAAPVRMLRQPSKYERPRSPLVQLEFWRVVMDEAQLVGGNAARTMGMIRRQCSLAVSGTPVRRLADLRTSLWFLGLAPAGPPRLWKRILSAAWAPYVGRVLYDVGIRHTKAQVAPEMVLPMQTRYLVPVDFTHVETAFYRDVWHASLAALRLDADGAPQHDTWELDTSVLRAQLQRLRQACTHPNVALRGGHLLGSDAGTSVSINLRSIEQVLAQMIEATKQDLGAHKHALTSSRIYRASILLFAPSGELETTPSGASHPDQVALADAVQRQGRRSVARDLLETLLPHVEAQMEALEEEIRAAQSQGPLYAFSAEELEYLARYHHDLPADAPHEKLRLRQQYTSALRSRQRHWLQVMHRIQQFSGHCFFQLGESVKQEKSSEDVKPYAAMEEAAYQAAEQTRQRLLAEARGHVEQCVEALEQHRMDAQQLLSLAVPAAQGLAGRSVLDDVDVILDKLRLHAHVVLDWRSQIHARLEKPVNREVSKERADDDVYAENLDAQIEAETLLEMYRPLLAQRDELLTGRIALGATARPQLFVELDRELRAARLRRFQQDEEEEEEDDDVRRVKRLQLQHFRSLEEARRPAMLPPDAEPLGALLSSLKEARDAATHRDAQLLTTMCTALQHLLRDQLAVLDALRKEQALFQTLFNARALYFKQVQELSDQVQDPEMPQGAWPSLFASLAQERTARQKMGATEGRLRYLHHVKHMHNESMSDTASEARHCYICTNIIETGILTNACGHLCCEACFQAWMGHGHRTCPMCKTRLTPRDVHRVVYRTRQLSMAPTGLRPAESTSFRQLAPDTRHAIEAVGIEGGNGSKLDLLMRHLLYLDRTTGEKSLVFSSFARGLDLVAESLTHHGLAYVRLEGSGGKRASAAIEAFQHAPDVRVLLLHSEAQSAGLNLLAATHLFLLEPLLNHAMELQAIGRVHRIGQTRPTHVYGYMVHDTVEERIMALAAERSQSLYLDVPDKEQDSALVQAAQHVAAQDATRDTRRGDLVGSTSDLLACLFAQHIGSKRGT, from the coding sequence ATGCATCCTGTGCACATTGTGCCGGGGGGCGTCGACAatgcgccgctcgccaCGTTTGCGGCACTCGATGCACCCCTCGATACCCGAAAGCGTGCACACGAGCTCGtggatgccgtgctcgtgtGCAGCGATACGCTGCACTTTCGTGCCAGCGTCCCCAGGCACTGGgacacgcgcgtctcgcTCCACCGCGTGTCGGATTGGCAGACGCGAATGCAGCCGCGCGTACACGTACATCCGAGCCACGGAGCCCTCTTGGACGTGTGCGCAGGCACAGAAACGCTCGTAACGATACCCCTCGTGGCGTCGGCATGGTGCCTGACGGCCCTGTCTCTCTCCATCCTGCACGTGGACGCTCATCTCGCCTGGGACGACCACGATGTACGCCTGCGCGTCGATGTCTTTACAACGAGTGCCTGCTTTCGACCGCAGCCCCCTGATATagctgagcagctgcgtgcggTGGTGGAACATGCGAACAAGATGGACCTCCCTCCCGTGGACGaagtcggcggcgcggcgctcgtatACGAGAGTCTCTGTCGCCGCGAGATGCGCTCCGAGAcgcgcatgccgccatgCGAGCAGCCGCGCGCACTTCTCGCACATCTGCTGCCGTTTCAGCGCAGATCTGTCAGCTTCTTGCTCGAGCGAGAAGCGCCCGCCGCTGAGCGGCAGTCGCTGCGCTCCGAATGCGGTCCGTGGTGGATTCGTGTCCACGCATCGCTCTACTTCCATGTACTCACAGGTGCGATGACGACGGAGGCGGCTTTGGCTGCGGCCGATCCCATTCGCGGTGCCATCCTGGCGGAGGAGATGGGACTGGGCAAGACGATCGAAGTGCTCGCCCTCATCTTGGAGCATACGTCACGACACCGTCACGAGCTCCCATCGTACTGGGATGCGGCGAATGAGGCACAGGTCCAGCCGGTGGGCACGACGCTCATCGTCTCGCCCGAAACACTCCGGCGGCAGTGGCTAGACGAGCTCGCGATGTATGCGCCCTCTCTGCGTGTCTACTCATACACGGGTCACAAGGCCGCCGCAGAAGATGCAGGATCGTCGTGGGGCGATTGGGCGAGCCAGTGGGACGTGATGGTCGTGTCTTTCGAGACACTAGCTCGTGACTTGGCAGCCTCGCATGCGGCGCCCGTGCGCATGTTGCGACAGCCGTCCAAGTACGAGCGGCCGCGCAGTCCcctcgtgcagctcgagttttggcgcgtcgtgatgGATGAGGCACAACTGGTGGGCGGCaacgcggcgcgcacgatggGCATGATTCGGCGGCAATGCAGTCTGGCCGTCAGCGGCACGCCTGTGCGACGCCTCGCAGACctgcgcacgtcgctgtGGTTCTTGGGACTGGCGCCAGCAGGTCCACCGCGCCTGTGGAAACGCATTCTGagcgcggcatgggcgcCGTACGTGGGCCGCGTGTTGTATGATGTCGGCATTCGGCACACCAAGGCGCAAGTGGCGCCGGAAATGGTGCTGCCCATGCAGACGCGATACCTCGTGCCCGTGGACTTTACGCACGTCGAGACGGCCTTCTATCGCGACGTGTGGCACGCGAGTCTGGCGGCGttgcgcctcgatgccgacggGGCGCCGCAGCATGATACGTGGGAGCTAGATACCTCTGTCCTTCGCGCGCAGCTTCAGCGCCTACGGCAAGCATGTACACACCCGAATGTGGCTCTGCGCGGCGGGCATCTTCttggcagcgacgcaggcaCGTCAGTTTCGATCAATTTACGCAGCATTGAGCAGGTGCTGGCCCAGATGATCGAGGCGACCAAGCAGGACTTGGGCGCCCACAAACATGCGCTCACTTCGTCCCGCATCTACCGCGCCTCCATCTTGCTCTTTGCCCCGTCGGGCGAGCTAGAAACCACGCCGTCCGGCGCCTCACACCCCGACCAAGTGGCGCTGGCCGACGCTGTGCAGCGGCAGGGCCGTCGGAGTGTGGCGCGTGATCTACTCGAGACGCTCTTACCTCATGTTGAGGCCCAGATGGAAGCATTGGAGGAAGAGATCCGCGCAGCGCAATCACAGGGTCCCTTGTACGCGTTCAGCGCTGAGGAGCTGGAATATTTGGCTCGATACCACCATGACTTGCCggccgatgcgccgcatgaaAAGCTGCGCCTTCGTCAGCAATATACGAGTGCGCTGCGAAGTCGGCAGCGGCATTGGCTGCAAGTGATGCACCGGATCCAGCAATTCAGCGGACACTGTTTCTTTCAGCTCGGCGAAAGCGTCAAGCAAGAAAAGAGCAGCGAGGATGTCAAGCCGTACGCTGCGATGGAAGAGGCGGCATATCAGGCCGCAGAGCAGACACGGCAACGTCTCTTGGCCGAGGCACGTGGACACGTCGAGCAGTGtgtcgaggcgctggagcagcATCGCATGGATGCTCAGCAGCTTTTGTCCCTAGCAGTGCCGGCCGCTCAGGGTCTGGCAGGTCGCAGCGTCCTAGACGACGTGGATGTGATCCTGGACAAGCTGCGTCTTCATGCCCACGTAGTGCTGGACTGGCGAAGTCAGATCCATGCGCGACTCGAAAAGCCTGTGAATCGCGAGGTCAGTAAGGAGCGGgcagacgacgacgtgtaCGCTGAGAACCTGGATGCCCAGATCGAGGCGGAAACCCTGCTGGAAATGTACCGCCCTCTCCTGGCACAGCGTGATGAGCTCCTGACTGGCCGTATTGCTCTGGGCGCCACTGCACGGCCACAGCTGTTTGTCGAGTTGGATCGCGAGTtgcgtgcggcgcgcctgcgGCGGTTTCAGCaagacgaggaggaggaggaagaagacgacgatgtgcggcgcgtgaaGCGGCTTCAACTCCAGCATTTTCGCTCGCTCGaagaggcgcgccgcccagctATGCTCCCTCCGGACGCCGAGCCGCTAGGGGCGCTCTTATCGTCTCTcaaagaggcgcgcgatgcagcgacTCACCGTGATGCCCAGCTGCTGACGACCAtgtgcacggcgctgcaacacctgctgcgcgaccAGTTGGCTGTGCTCGATGCACTGCGCAAAGAGCAGGCGCTGTTCCAGACATTGTTCAatgcgcgtgcgctgtaCTTTAAGCAAGTCCAGGAACTGTCTGATCAAGTGCAAGATCCTGAGATGCCCCAAGGCGCGTGGCCGAGTCTGTTTGCCAGCTTGGCGCAGGAACGCACAGCTCGACAAAAGATGGGCGCCACAGAGGGGCGGCTCCGATACCTGCACCATGTcaagcacatgcacaaCGAAAGCATGAGCGATACGGCATCCGAGGCGCGGCACTGCTACATTTGCACCAACATCATTGAGACGGGCATTCTCACCAACGCATGCGGACATTTATGCTGTGAGGCCTGCTTTCAGGCTTGGATGGGGCATGGTCACCGCACATGTCCCATGTGCAAGACGCGCCTGACACCGCGCGATGTCCATCGAGTGGTATACCGCACGCGGCAGTTGAGTATGGCGCCGACCGGGCTTCGACCGGCCGAGTCGACGTCGTTCCGGCAGCTGGCGCCTGACACACGGCATGCCATCGAGGCTGTGGGCATCGAAGGTGGAAACGGCAGCAAACTCGATCTACTTATGCGGCATTTATTGTATTTGGATCGCACGACGGGCGAAAAGAGCCTGGTGTTCTCCTCCTTCGCACGTGGTCTCGACTTGGTGGCCGAGAGCCTGACGCACCATGGCTTGGCGTACGTGCGTCTGGAAGGCTCAGGGGGCAAGCGTGCAAGTGCGGCGATTGAAGCCTTTCAGCACGCGCCtgatgtgcgtgtgcttctCCTTCACAGCGAGGCGCAGTCCGCGGGACTCAACCTGCTGGCGGCCACGCATCTATTCCTCCTGGAACCGCTGCTAAACCATGCCATGGAGCTGCAGGCCATTGGCCGTGTGCATCGCATCGGACAAACTCGGCCGACGCATGTATACGGCTACATGGTGCATGACACGGTAGAAGAGCGTATCATGGCGCTCGCTGCCGAACGATCTCAGTCACTGTATTTGGACGTGCCAGACAAGGAACAAGATAGTGCGCTGGTCCAAGCCGCtcagcacgtcgctgccCAGGATGCCACGCGGGATACGCGGCGCGGTGATCTGGTGGGATCGACAAGCGATTTACTGGCGTGCTTGTTTGCTCAGCACATTGGCAGCAAGCGTGGGACGTAA
- a CDS encoding Myb-like DNA-binding domain protein: MADEHVIRTLGPKAGSGSGTLPIDQSDLFALLEPALGCVSMLPDKPNVASSPPSQGSSGGACARPSSHWKSADQTTPPDSTASAPQQVSGPKAPDSSPYRVGSAVPDTARPWSTSENFRVPLPDKSNTRARRVFTQEEDEALIRGFERLGSQWAQIARHPAFKNRRSSTDVRDRFRNAFPEEYARAGYKPRVKSSKRLERNREAHRVTRSDATSHRQIKPLRLNDTDTALFASNVASSSDANPRTPLNVTMEPSTLSPLSYDASPQGIPTVSSPTSPMSESVMNMLALTPTAMIPSISPPSTPQVAPYSIPDLSMPTTAAVPIPTMSQSFHVQPPFSIPMSVPTLHASGPHVPVPSSDAFVSPPLPGYFPDTTATSFSMPAPAPAFPQSLSPTEPVSFAPSVSLPLSTGGGGPLPETASPPLSSADVSLLSLMMMQTPTHMMEPHSRAPPS; encoded by the coding sequence ATGGCAGATGAACATGTGATAAGAACCCTGGGACCAAAAGCGGGGAGCGGATCAGGAACCTTGCCGATCGATCAGTCTGATCTTTTCGCCTTGCTGGAGCCAGCCTTGGGCTGTGTAAGTATGCTCCCTGACAAGCCCAATGTAGCATCCTCGCCACCCTCGCAGGGTTCAAGTGgtggtgcatgcgcacgtccttcTTCCCACTGGAAGAGTGCGGACCAGACCACACCCCCCGACTCGACTGCGTCCGCTCCGCAGCAGGTGTCGGGTCCAAAAGCCCCGGATTCCTCTCCGTATCGAGTGGGGTCCGCGGTACCGGATACCGCGCGACCTTGGTCAACATCCGAGAACTTTCGGGTTCCTCTTCCGGACAAATCGAATactcgtgcgcgtcgtgtgtTTACCCAGGAGGAAGATGAGGCGCTCATCAGGGGCTTTGAAAGGCTAGGCTCACAATGGGCACAAATTGCTCGTCATCCAGCGTTCAAGAatcgacgcagctcgaccGATGTGCGCGACAGGTTTCGAAATGCATTTCCGGAAGAGTATGCGCGGGCTGGGTACAAGCCGCGTGTCAAATCCTCCAAGCGCTTGGAGCGGAACAGGGAGGCCCACCGCGTAACGCGCAGTGATGCAACTTCGCACCGGCAGATCAAACCACTGAGATTGAATGACACGGACACTGCCTTATTCGCGTCTAACGTTGCTTCTTCGAGCGACGCAAACCCGAGGACCCCTCTGAATGTTACGATGGAGCCATCAACGCTATCGCCACTGTCGTACGACGCATCGCCGCAAGGGATCCCGACTGTCTCGTCACCCACTTCGCCCATGTCAGAATCGGTAATGAATATGCTGGCGCTCACGCCCACGGCTATGATCCCAAGCATTTCGCCCCCATCGACACCTCAAGTGGCGCCTTACTCGATACCCGACTTGAGCATGCCCACTACGGCTGCGGTGCCCATCCCCACGATGTCGCAGTCTTTTCATGTTCAGCCGCCGTTCTCGATACCAATGAGTGTTCCTACTCTGCACGCTTCAGGGCCTCATGTGCCTGTACCATCAAGCGACGCATTCGTCTCGCCTCCATTGCCAGGCTATTTTCCCGATACGACCGCGACGTCATTTTCCATGCCAGCCCCCGCCCCCGCTTTTCCACAAAGCTTGTCCCCCACGGAGCCTGTGTCATTCGCCCCGTCTGTATCTCTGCCTCTTAGCACTGGTGGTGGCGGGCCACTGCCGGAGACTGCATCGCCTCCTCTTTCTTCGGCCGATGTGTCTCTCTTGTCGCTGATGATGATGCAGACGCCAACTCACATGATGGAGCCCCATTCACGAGCTCCACCGTCGTGA
- a CDS encoding RNA recognition motif domain protein codes for MPRQHPYGGYERGGKGPYREGRRFSRGRGRGGRGRQAHMPYPLSYGEGLSMSGAPLPPWGAPFPMMPMPYAMPQMWYGMPNAALPPQPPPWDAMFPTYAARGGGGARRAERKSQRPRFTRSIYQPDPEAERPEDSKPCRTLFVRNVAFEVNVNALRAEFASYGEIRTWFDLIQRRGMLFVTYYDTRAAERARAEMNKKVLVGRALDVHFSLPKDEDQEQHCDRDKNQGTLFVVVHDAKDPVSDEVIRAHFEPFGDIRAIRTYKGQLHTRFIEYWDSRACIQAHDTCQDTEFLGGKLQLKFAWDLSTVSLVNDARTRSEAKAAAEARATANQQDPAPLPEGEAAEIAPAWPANAPEERLEQAQKVQQLLASLGPHTAHQTPRASEDFEGIPPKILT; via the exons ATGCCACGCCAGCATCCGTATGGCGGATATGAAAGAGGTGGAAAGGGACCTTATCGCGAAGGCAGGCGCTTCTCTCGGGGTCGTGGTCGAGGAGGACGTGGCAGGCAAGCCCACATGCCCTATCCTTTGTCCTATGGCGAGGGACTTAGTATGTCAGGTGCCCCACTTCCACCATGGGGCGCGCCTTTCCCGATGATGCCGATGCCTTACGCTATGCCCCAAATGTGGTACGGCATGCCCAACGCGGCACTTCCACCGCAGCCTCCGCCATGGGACGCTATGTTTCCCACCTATGCAGCacgcggtggcggcggcgcgaggcgtgcCGAACGAAAGAGTCAGCGACCACGATTTACGCGCAGTATATATCAACCAGATCCAGAGGCGGAACGGCCTGAGGATAGTAAGCCGTGTCGCACGCTATTTGTACGGAACGTGGCATTTGAAGTCAATGTCAACGCACTGCGTGCCGAGTTTGCCTCCTATGGAGAGATTCGAACATGGTTTGATTTAATTCAGCGCCGAGGCATGCTTTTTGTTACATACTATGATACACGcgccgctgagcgcgcgcgcgctgaaaTGAATAAAAAGGTATTGGTCGgccgcgcgctcgatgtgcACTTCAGTTTACCCAAGGATGAGGATCAGGAACAGCATTGTGATCGTGATAAGAATCAGGGAACATTATTTGTCGTTGTGCATGACGCAAAGGATCCTGTGTCAGATGAGGTGATCCGAGCCCACTTTGAGCCATTCGGTGATATTCGCGCTATTCGTACATACAAGGGGCAATTGCACACTCGATTTATTGAGTATTGGGACAGTCGAGCTTGTATACAGGCGCATGATACCTGTCAGGACACCGAGTTCCTGGGTGGCAAGCTCCAGCTTAAGTTCGCTTGGGACTTGTCGACCGTGTCGCTCGTCAacgatgcacgcacgcgTAGTGAAGCCaaggcggccgccgaggcacGCGCCACCGCTAACCAACAGGATCCCGCACCTCTTCCAGAGGGGGAGGCTGCTGAAATAGCGCCAGCTTGGCCTGCCAATGCTCCGGAAGAACGACTTGAGCAGGCACAAAAAGTGCAGCAG CTACTAGCTTCTCTTGGACCCCACACGGCGCACCAAACTCCGAGGGCGTCCGAAGACTTTGAGGGTATTCCGCCCAAGATACTGACATAA
- a CDS encoding Ras-related protein Rab-5C translates to MSGVVSFKLVLLGESSVGKSSIALRFVKDQFEDYRESTIGAAFLTQTVSRDDGTTIKLEIWDTAGQERYKSLAPMYYRNAHCALVVYDITEQDSFENAKTWIRELQRHADANITIALVGNKLDLADTRRAVPEEEARKYAEAEGLMFMEASAKTPTNVTELFTAVANKLPLDRGIGAKRPEAPAGGARPNAPVQLGAQPRPTNQDACTC, encoded by the coding sequence ATGAGTGGCGTCGTGAGCTTCAAGCTCGTCCTGCTGGGCGAGTCGTCGGTCGGTAAGTCGAGCATTGCGCTTCGATTTGTCAAAGACCAATTTGAAGATTACCGCGAAAGCACGATTGGTGCTGCTTTTCTTACGCAGACGGTGAGTCGGGACGATGGCACGACCATTAAGCTAGAGATCTGGGACACCGCTGGCCAAGAACGCTACAAGTCCCTTGCACCCATGTACTACCGAAATGCCCACTGCGCGCTCGTTGTCTATGATATCACAGAACAGGACTCATTTGAAAATGCCAAGACCTGGATTCGTGAACTGCAGCGTCACGCCGACGCTAACATAACGATCGCTCTCGTGGGAAACAAGCTGGACTTGGCTGACACGCGCCGGGCTGTACCAGAAGAGGAGGCCCGAAAGTACGCTGAAGCGGAGGGTCTCATGTTTATGGAGGCGTCGGCCAAGACGCCGACCAACGTGACGGAGCTGTTTACCGCCGTTGCGAACAAATTGCCGCTCGACCGCGGCATTGGTGCCAAGCGACCCGAGGCGCCTGCCGGTGGCGCACGCCCCAACGCTCCTGTCCAGCTGGGTGCACAGCCACGGCCTACGAACCAGGATGCGTGTACTTGTTGA
- a CDS encoding pantoate--beta-alanine ligase codes for MSDRMSAHWAATPVRVFESVAPYRVWRQTIMHKGESVGFVPTMGALHEGHLQLVDASLRENDYTVVSIFVNPAQFAPHEDLSTYPRTIQSDLERLGTRATAAQREGRMVALLPQVNDMYPFGITQHVPDQVGAFVEVQGLSHQMEGQTRPTFFRGVATVVTKLFNIVLPDRAYFGQKDIQQSIVIRRLVDDLLFTFPHGSKNVRVMPTARDPIDGLALSSRNKYLDEHGRQAAPVLYAGLLQGSQTWSDLQAQGVPPADRVARTLDAVRSHIEQATPSHARIELDYVSLNDPETLVQLAPGHAAGDGVILSGAMYVYNRAHDPKPAARLIDNVLIGFTLY; via the coding sequence ATGTCAGATCGCATGTCGGCCCACTGGGCCGCGACGCCGGTGCGCGTGTTCGAGAGTGTGGCGCCGTACCGCGTGTGGCGGCAAACGATCATGCACAAAGGCGAATCGGTCGGCTTTGTGCCGACGAtgggcgcgctgcacgaagGCCACTTGCAGTTGGTCGATGCCTCGCTGCGCGAGAATGACTACACGGTCGTTTCGATCTTTGTCAACCCTGCACAGTTCGCCCCGCATGAAGACCTGTCGACGTACCCACGAACCATTCAGAGCGATTTAGAAAGACTGgggacgcgcgcgacggcCGCACAGAGGGAGGGACGCATGGTGGCGCTGCTCCCGCAGGTCAACGATATGTACCCGTTTGGCATTACGCAGCATGTTCCTGACCAGGTCGGCGCCTTTGTCGAAGTCCAGGGACTCTCACACCAGATGGAGGGTCAGACGCGTCCTACGTTCTTCCGCGGCGTCGCCACTGTCGTCACTAAGCTCTTCAATATCGTGCTTCCTGACCGGGCCTACTTTGGACAAAAAGATATCCAACAGTCCATCGTGatccgccgcctcgtggaTGATTTACTATTTACATTCCCTCACGGATCTAAGAACGTGCGCGTAATGCCGACAGCGCGCGATCCAATCGACGGGCTCGCCCTGAGTAGTCGCAACAAGTACCTCGATGAGCATGGTCGACAAGCAGCGCCCGTGCTGTATGCCGGCCTCCTACAGGGCAGCCAAACATGGTCCGATCTCCAGGCCCAGGGCGTGCCACCGGCCGACCGAGTGGCACGCACGCTGGATGCTGTGCGTTCGCACATCGAGCAGGCGACACCttcgcatgcgcgcatcgagtTGGACTATGTATCCCTCAACGATCCTGAGACACTAGTGCAGCTAGCACCGGGCCACGCCGCTGGTGATGGGGTCATTTTGAGCGGGGCCATGTATGTCTACAACCGCGCGCACGACCCAAAGCCCGCTGCACGCCTGATAGACAACGTGCTCATTGGTTTTACTCTGTACTAG
- a CDS encoding methionyl aminopeptidase codes for MGTEAVYDPFEGVRGFRYSGDVHAQYPLSPKTKMPAHIRRPNYGREALFPSRRIRVNNEEEQAGVRTAAKLARESLDLIAAMVRPGITTDQLDEALVQAATERKCYPSPLGYHGYPKSVCTSVNEVICHGIPDQRPLRDGDIINLDVTLYHNGFHGDLNATYPVGDKARSSEPLMRLIRTARECLDAAIAICGPGMPYAEIGRVIQPIAEANGCCVVKGYTGHGIGRVFHGPPPVYHHPTKKSYGIMQPGHIFTIEPMLNLGTEWRDLEWPDRWTVATVDGAPSAAAEETLLITPTGVEILTAQGGARTLDTTEARQRHWDAQVVP; via the exons ATGGGCACCGAGGCCGTCTATGACCCCTTTgagggcgtgcgtggcttcCGGTATTCGGGTGATGTGCATGCTCAGTATCCATTGAGCCCCAAAACCAAGATGCCTGCGCATATCCGCCGCCCTAACTATGGACGTGAGGCT CTCTTTCCCTCGCGCAGGATCCGCGTGAACAATGAAGAAGAGCAAGCAGGTGTGCGAACCGCTGCGAAG CTCGCGCGCGAATCCCTCGACCTGATTGCCGCGATGGTTCGACCTGGCATCACGACGGATCAGCTTGACGAGGCTCTCGTGCAGGCTGCGACCGAGCGCAAGTGCTACCCCAGTCCGCTGGGATACCACGGCTACCCAAAGAGCGTGTGCACGTCAGTCAATGAGGTCATCTGCCATGGTATCCCTGACCAGCGTCCCCTGCGTGATGGTGATATTATTAATTTGGATGTGACCTTGTACCACAATGGCTTTCATGGCGACCTGAATGCCACGTATCCTGTGGGAGACAAGGCTCGTTCGAGTGAGCCGCTGATGCGGCTGATtcgcacggcgcgcgagtgcctcgatgccgcgATTGCCATTTGTGGGCCTGGCATGCCGTATGCAGAGATTGGCCGGGTCATTCAGCCGATCGCAGAGGCCAATGGATGCTGTGTCGTCAAAGGCTATACGGGCCACGGCATCGGACGGGTGTTCCATGGGCCGCCGCCTGTCTATCATCATCCTACGAAAAAG TCATACGGGATCATGCAGCCAGGACAT ATCTTTAC CATCGAACCCATGCTCAATCTCGGCACAGAGTGGCGTGATCTCGAGTGGCCAGACCGGTGGACGGTCGCGaccgtcgacggcgcgccctccgccgccgccgaggaAACGCTCCTCATCACGCCGACCGGCGTCGAGATTCTTACCGCCCAAGGCGGCGCCCGAACGCTCGACACGACCGAGGCGCGTCAGCGCCACTGGGACGCCCAGGTGGTCCCGTAG
- a CDS encoding cytochrome c oxidase subunit 7 produces MAVVPPIKGMMRTRFYKTLTFSFAFGSSLAWGFWYFYHVPRVQIRDAYYAKINANKE; encoded by the exons ATGGCTGTCGTTCCTCCCATCAAGGGCatgatgcgcacgcgcttctACAAGACTCTTACGTTCTCTTTCGCCTTCGGCTCCTCTCTTGCCTGGGGCTTCTGGTACTTTTACCACGTGCCTCGCGTCCAGATCC GTGACGCATACTACGCCAAGATCAACGCGAACAAGGAGTAA